The following coding sequences are from one Leucoraja erinacea ecotype New England chromosome 2, Leri_hhj_1, whole genome shotgun sequence window:
- the LOC129706124 gene encoding LOW QUALITY PROTEIN: ubiquitin carboxyl-terminal hydrolase CYLD-like (The sequence of the model RefSeq protein was modified relative to this genomic sequence to represent the inferred CDS: deleted 2 bases in 1 codon) has protein sequence MASACVFNCAMFCVVAARESGTEVDGLQQEQGLVQQALVNGDSPPPRHWLGVKSTVQIDMSKGPPVTGVIQWTGHLPGVDGQQAGVELDVDQGVTDGCWQGMYYFHCPPKRGIFVRLASCQPDARFQSLSPSRDNWQEGKAIAGSRESCVVTELIAPPREEEAVRVLQGRMRGIQGHCNSCYMDAALFSLFSCSMVLDSMLYKTTARTQRSCQQILREEIVNPLRRDGFVDCKKVMNLRQELTQGGYCARLHSWQQLVCLDSVEKPSFPLYLGAHDSKKPKCVCVCVCVCPCLADPEEFLNVIMQQVLGLEPLLKLKSEGHKDQECYCHQIFIDPDDELLVPTVQQLVERSFHSNHLKLAEVPSCFIIQMPRFGKSYKMFEKIIPSLELDITDLLSESPRGCYVCSELATQECEDCFKDKLFSKTGLKQFCDICWHQVHSQASGRRFTCRWRCVARRGTRAGVGRGSPASGCNSSLCCASRPATMYPSSSTDRRTVTGCSSTACPTGTVHSQASGRRHVSLALRCPTGYEGGRWAGVPRERMQLFAVLCIETSHYVSFVKYGPQNSDWMFFDSMSDRHGGESGYNIPSVTACPEVGQYMDIPPAKLAKQSGRDMAGVAKRQFCDAYMYLYQNPRMAVYK, from the exons ATGGCTTCAGCGTGTGTGTTTAACTGTGCCATGTTCTGTGTTGTTGCAGCCAGAGAGAGTGGGACGGAGGTGGATGGATTGCAGCAGGAGCAGGGCCTCGTTCAGCAGGCCCTGGTGAATGGAGACAGCCCACCGCCCCGCCACTGGCTGGGGGTCAAATCCACCGTGCAGATCGACATGAGCAAGGGCCCTCCGGTGACCGGGGTCATCCAATGGACCGGGCACCTGCCGGGAGTGGACGGGCAGCAGGCTGGTGTGGAACTG GACGTGGACCAGGGCGTGACGGATGGGTGCTGGCAGGGCATGTACTACTTCCACTGCCCACCCAAGAGGGGGATATTCGTCCGCCTGGCCTCCTGCCAGCCCGACGCCAGGTTccagtctctctccccctcgcggGACAACTGGCAAGAAGGCAAGGCCATTG CCGGCAGCCGTGAGTCGTGCGTGGTGACAGAGTTGATCGCTCCCCCCAGGGAGGAGGAGGCGGTGCGTGTCCTGCAGGGGAGGATGCGTGGGATCCAGGGCCACTGTAACTCCTGCTACATGGACGCTGCACTCTTCAG CCTGTTCTCCTGCAGCATGGTGCTAGACTCCATGTTGTACAAGACCACTGCCCGCACACAACGC AGCTGCCAGCAGATACTGCGTGAAGAGATTGTCAACCCACTCCGCAG GGACGGGTTTGTGGACTGCAAGAAGGTGATGAATCTGCGGCAGGAGCTGACACAAGGCGGATACTGTGCCCGGCTTCAC tcctggcaacagctgGTCTGTTTGGATAGCGTTGAGAAaccaagctttccactgtacctcggtgcacatgacagtaAAAAACctaagtgcgtgtgtgtgtgtgtgtgtgtgtgtccttgccTTGCAGACCCCGAGGAGTTTCTCAACGTGATCATGCAGCAGGTGCTGGGACTGGAGCCTCTCCTGAAGCTGAA GTCGGAGGGACACAAGGACCAGGAATGCTACTGCCACCAGATCTTCATTGACCCCGACGATGAGCTGCTGGTGCCCACGGTACAACAGCTGGTGGAACGTTCCTTCCACAGCAACCACCTCAAGCTGGccgag GTTCCCTCCTGCTTTATCATCCAGATGCCTCGCTTTGGGAAGAGTTACAAGATGTTTGAGAAAATCATCCCTTCTCTGGAACTGGACATCACCGACCTGCTGAGTGAAA GCCCCAGGGGGTGCTATGTGTGCAGCGAGCTGGCCACCCAGGAGTGCGAGGACTGCTTCAAAGACAAGCTCTTCTCCAAAACGGGCCTCAAGCAGTTCTGTGACATTTGCTGGCACCAG GTTCACTCGCAGGCGTCGGGGCGCCGGTTCACGTGTCGTTGGCGCTGCGTTGCCCGACGGGGTACGAGGGCGGGCGTTGGGCGGGGGTCCCCCGCGAGCGGATGCAACTCTTCGCTGTGCTGTGCATCGAGACCAGCCACTATGTATCCTTCGTCAAGTACGGACCGCAGAACAGTGACTGGATGTTCTTCGACAGCATGTCCGACAGGCACG GTTCACTCGCAGGCGTCGGGGCGCCGGCACGTGTCGTTGGCGCTGCGTTGCCCGACGGGGTACGAGGGCGGGCGTTGGGCGGGGGTCCCCCGCGAGCGGATGCAACTCTTCGCCGTGCTGTGTATCGAGACCAGCCACTACGTATCCTTCGTCAAGTACGGACCGCAGAACAGTGACTGGATGTTCTTCGACAGCATGTCCGACAGGCACG GTGGGGAGAGCGGCTACAACATCCCATCGGTGACGGCCTGCCCCGAGGTTGGTCAGTACATGGACATCCCTCCCGCGAAGCTGGCCAAGCAGAGTGGCCGCGACATGGCGGGAGTGGCCAAACGGCAGTTCTGTGACGCCTACATGTACCTGTACCAGAACCCCAGGATGGCCGTGTACAAGTGA